One part of the Raphanus sativus cultivar WK10039 chromosome 7, ASM80110v3, whole genome shotgun sequence genome encodes these proteins:
- the LOC130498035 gene encoding receptor-like kinase TMK2 translates to MRRLVCIAALFGSMAVVKARSSPGNSTDSRVDALLSIMGDLGYNHILAQSWKGNDPCDMWWGINCLDGQIRAITLMFMNLTGTISPRFADLTSLYVIDLSRNLLTGTIPLELTKMELHSLDLSYNRLHGRVPHFKTLVPNTKGNPAIVRDVPLWSGQHKLTWILSGGFGFAGLCCLIGAGICFFRSWKRKRSARASQPEQSEMVPQPQQNVALPPSQQNEILESENSVFSLETLREATQDFSISIGKGGSGFVYQGKLKDGREIAVKKMVVTAGGTGCSVFDAEVRVLSRVRHRNIVSLHGYCIQGDERLLVYELMAQGSLSKHLEKGYEAQKLDWSRRLIVALDVARGLEYLHTLASESQIYIHRDVKSANILLGKDLRAKIADFGYVRATTEDREPINTACVGTLGYMAPEYFDGGMLSRKADVYSFGVILLELITGKKACNKDDCNMSQDFIAMWFEKKKEDFWNSIDVDIDTEHETHQSVREVAELAEIEGTRQAAADLDRRNVSLRYIPVSFMQTIKSFTPATTGDLIVYMFVQLCGGSTSTGVFGRLLSTIVGGILLTSVTELSFNMFGLCAALSECLATNHQDHSCKNLFFLTGLIENVIDISLFPVKSESDELFDKLNR, encoded by the exons ATGAGGCGCTTGGTGTGTATTGCTGCATTGTTCGGCTCTATGGCTGTGGTAAAGGCCCGTTCGAGTCCGGGGAACAGCACCGATAGCAGAGTTGATGCTCTGCTTTCGATTATGGGAGATCTTGGCTACAACCACATTCTTGCTCAGAGTTGGAAAGGGAATGACCCTTGTGATATGTGGTGGGGGATAAACTGCTTGGACGGTCAAATCAGAGCTATCACACTCATGTTCATGAATTTGACGGGAACTATCTCGCCACGTTTTGCGGATCTCACATCATTATATGTGATTGATCTTTCTCGTAACCTGCTTACGGGTACCATCCCATTAGAGCTCACCAAGATGGAACTGCACAGCCTGGATCTTTCTTACAACCGCCTACACGGGAGAGTTCCACATTTCAAGACACTAGTTCCAAACACAAAAGGGAACCCAGCGATTGTGAGAGATGTTCCTTTATGGAGTGGTCAGCATAAACTCACTTGGATACTTTCCGGTGGGTTTGGGTTTGCGGGTCTTTGTTGTCTGATTGGAGCAGGGATCTGTTTCTTTCGGTCCTGGAAGAGGAAACGATCTGCTAGAGCTAGTCAGCCAGAGCAGAGCGAGATGGTGCCACAGCCTCAGCAGAACGTAGCATTGCCACCTTCTCAGCAGAACGAGATCTTGGAGTCTGAGAACAGTGTCTTTTCACTGGAAACTCTTCGGGAAGCTACACAAGACTTTAGCATTTCCATCGGGAAAGGGGGATCTGGATTTGTATATCAGGGAAAGCTGAAAGATGGAAGAGAGATTGCGGTTAAGAAGATGGTCGTTACTGCTGGTGGTACAGGCTGCAGTGTGTTTGACGCTGAGGTTAGAGTTTTATCCAGAGTTCGTCACAGAAACATTGTGAGCCTTCATGGGTACTGCATCCAAGGAGACGAGCGACTGTTAGTCTATGAGTTGATGGCACAAGGTTCGTTGAGTAAGCATCTCGAGAAGGGCTATGAAGCGCAAAAGTTAGATTGGAGTCGTCGACTGATTGTTGCATTGGACGTGGCTAGGGGGTTAGAGTATCTCCATACTCTAGCCAGTGAAAGTCAAATCTACATCCACCGAGACGTCAAATCGGCAAACATTCTTTTGGGAAAAGATCTACGAGCAAAGATTGCAGACTTCGGGTATGTCAGGGCTACAACAGAAGACAGAGAACCAATAAATACCGCATGTGTTGGAACTCTAGGTTACATGGCACCAGAATACTTCG ACGGGGGAATGCTTTCGAGGAAGGCAGATGTGTACAGCTTTGGAGTCATTTTGTTGGAGCTAATAACGGGTAAGAAAGCCTGCAACAAGGACGACTGCAACATGTCCCAAGACTTCATTGCCATGTGGttcgagaagaagaaagaagactTCTGGAACTCTATTGATGTGGACATTGACACAGAGCATGAGACACATCAGAGTGTCAGGGAGGTAGCTGAACTAGCAG AGATAGAAGGAACCAGGCAAGCAGCAGCGGATCTTGATAGAAGGAATGTCAGCCTTCGTTACATTCCCGTCTCTTTCATGCAGACGATTAAGTCCTTCACTCCAGCTACTACAG GGGATCtgattgtatatatgtttgtgCAGTTGTGTGGAGGAAGTACTTCGACTGGCGTATTTGGGCGTCTCTTGTCAACCATTGTTGGAGGGATTCTTCTGACTTCTGTTACAGAGCTTAGTTTTAACATGTTTGGATTATGTGCTGCTCTGTCTGAGTGTTTAGCTACTAACCACCAAGACCATTCTTGCAAAAATCTCTTCTTCTTGACAG GATTAATTGAAAATGTGATTGATATATCTCTCTTTCCGGTTAAGAGTGAATCAGATGAGCTTTTTGACAAGTTAAACCGATGA
- the LOC130498036 gene encoding probable histone-arginine methyltransferase 1.3, with protein MEAKNLEQLEFSLDSVIDLSSTSPSSSSPVELRFQQSDSTHCFTFDLASAQLFKFGTVQFICNNSEEKAFSQGVNIKFESEKDNSKESCEEWRKDAPVHQGGSSSTVSASKSMFDEASSAKMDFHYNGQQKYMLQGYVRTGKKIMAFICNRSNFAGRVVVVDVGAGSGILSMFAAQAGAKHAVEASEMAEYARKLIAGNPLFADRITVIIRPPRSISTLLVNERMLESYVIARDRFMSPNAKMFPTVGRIHMADELLFIEKANKALFRQQDNYCGVDLTPLFGSAHQGYFSQSVVDAFDPRLLVAPSMFRKRSGSGSPQPDFG; from the exons ATGGAGGCCAAAAATCTCGAGCAGCTAGAGTTCTCTCTAGATTCCGTCATTGATCTATCCTCCACTTCCCCTTCGTCGTCCTCCCCTGTGGAGCTCCGGTTTCAGCAATCGGACTCGACCCATTGTTTCACTTTTGATCTCGCTTCAGCTCAG TTATTCAAGTTCGGGACAGTCCAGTTCATATGTAATAACTCAGAGGAG AAAGCATTCTCCCAAGGAGTTAATATAAAGTTTGAAAGTGAGAAGGATAATAGCAAGGAGTCTTGTGAGGAGTGGAGAAAAGATGCTCCTGTTCATCAGG GTGGATCATCATCCACAGTTTCAGCTAGTAAAAGCATGTTCGACGAGGCGTCCTCGGCCAAAATGGATTTCCATTACAATGGGCAGCAAAAATATATGCTACAAGGTTATGTCAGGACAGGTAAAAAAATTATGGCATTTATAT GTAACCGTTCTAATTTTGCTGGTCGTGTCGTGGTGGTCGATGTGGGTGCTGGGAGTGGCATTTTGTCAATGTTTGCTGCCCAg gCTGGTGCCAAGCATGCTGTAGAAGCATCCGAAATGGCTGAATACGCACGTAAGCTGATTGCTGGAAATCCATTGTTCGCTGATCGGATCACAGTGATAATACGCCCTCCAAGGTCTATCAGCACCCTATTGGTCAACGAGAGAATGTTGGAATCATATGTTATTGCTAGAGATCGTTTTATGTCTCCAAATGCCAAAATGTTTCCCACTGTTGGAAG GATTCACATGGCAGATGAACTTTTGTTTATCGAAAAGGCAAATAAG GCTTTGTTTCGGCAACAAGATAACTATTGTGGCGTTGATTTGACACCTCTCTTTGGGTCAGCACACCAAGGTTATTTTTCTCAG TCTGTGGTTGATGCATTTGATCCGAGGTTATTGGTAGCTCCCTCTATGTTTCGTAAAAGGAGCGGATCAGGTAGTCCACAACCT GATTTCGGATGA